A window of Glycine soja cultivar W05 unplaced genomic scaffold, ASM419377v2 tig00105434_1_pilon, whole genome shotgun sequence contains these coding sequences:
- the LOC114404644 gene encoding uncharacterized protein LOC114404644, with product MDEKRKKKLVEATQSESTDTVIDPPSPIKRHVKWKLAHTKKTGDMTSEAAKEIADKIDALEEQASQGSFVTHGRHDILTAAIGRPEHPGRVRAVGAGITIKQYFGSASRTSFIAPE from the exons atggatgagaagagaaagaaaaaactagtGGAAGCTACTCAATCCGAAAGCACTGACACCGTtattgatcctccatctcccatcaaaCGACATGTGAAGTGGAAGCTAGCCCATACTAAGAAAACTGGTGACATGACAtctgaggcagcaaaggaaattgctgacaagatt GATGCGCTTGAGGAGCAGGCCTCACAGGGTTCCTTTGTTACCCATGGACGTCATGATATactgactgctgccattgggcgaccagaacaccctggtcGTGTGCGTGCTGTAGGAGCCGGTAtaaccatcaagcaatactttggatcggcttcAAGGACCTCCTTCATTGCTCCCGAATAA